Genomic segment of Myxococcus stipitatus:
CGTCTTGCCCGGCGCATACGTGCCCGCCGCCGCGAACTCCATCTTCTGCCCAGGCCCCTTGTCCACGAGCAGGCCCGGCCGCAGGTCCACGCCCGCCAGGTCCGCCTTCGCGTCGAACTTCAGGGCCCCGCCGCTCGCCGCCGCGCCGGAGACGCGCGCGGTGAGCTTCATCACGCCGCCCGCGTCCTTCGTCAGCTGCGCGGGAACCCGCAGGCGCACCGGCGTCAGGTCCACGTCCACCGCGAGCACCTGCGCGTCCTGCGTGCCGCTGCCGCGCACCTCCAGCCCGATGGGGCCGGCAATCATCCCCTGCAGCTGCTTCTTCAGCGGTGGGTAGTACTCGGCCAGCACCGCGGGGTCGAGGTTGCGCCCCACCAGCTCGAAGCCCTGCACCGACGGCTTCTCCGACAGCATGCCCTTCACCTGGCCCTTGCCGGTGATGCTCGCGGGGCCCAGGTCCAGCTTCAGCTTGTCGAGCGACAAGTCACCCGTGGCCACATCGCCCGCGACGTCCGTGTCCAGCACCACGTCCAGGGCCTTGCCGCCCTCGGAGCCCGCGAAGCTCAGGCCCAGCGCGGAGATGGCGCCCACCAGCCGCGTGGCGCCCTTGCCGCCCGGCACCGCGCCGCCCAGCTCCGCCTTCCAGTCCGCGTTCACCGTGCCGGACTTGAGGCCGACGTCGGGGGGCAGGAAGGGCCCCAGCGGTGCCAGGTCAATCTTCTCCGCCTTGAGCGTCACGCGCTCCGGCGTGGGAATCAGCGTGGGCGGCAGCGGCGCGGCGCTCAGCGACAGGTGGAGGTTCTGCTTCTCCGCGAGCACCGCCGCGGCCAGGTCCACCACCAGCGGCTTGCCGGCGCGCAGGTCCTTCACCTCGATGTCCAGGTCCTTCACCGCCAGCTCGCGCGCGGACTGTCCCCCGGCGCGGTCCACGAAGCGGATGGTGCCGTCGGTCAGCGCGGCGCGCTCCACGTGGACGCCGGAGAGGTCCGTGGGCTTCGACGGCTCCTCCTCGGGCTTGGGCTCCTCGGGGGCCTTCTGCTCCTCCAGCTTCTGGAGCAGGCGCTGCACGTTGGTGGTGCCGTCGGCCAGGCGCACCACGTTGACGGTGAGGCCGGACACCTCGGCGTTCTTCACCTGGATGTCCTTGCCGCTGGAGGACAGCAGCGGGCCCACCGCGACGCTGACATCCAGCGAGGCCAGCTCCACCAGCGGGAGGTCCTCGCCGTCGGCCGCGCCGATGGAGACCTTCTCCACCTCCACGCCCACGTGCGGGAAGAGCTGGGTGGAGATGTCGCCGATGTCAATCGGGCGGCCCAGCTTCTGGGAATAGGTGGCGGCCTGCTCGCGGGCCGTCTTCAGCAGGATGGCGTCGAGCCGCCAGAGGACCCCCAGCACGGCGACGACGAGGAGCAGGACGACTCCCCCGAGCACGTAGGGCCAGCGGCGCTTCTTCTTCACGACGTCGGACATCGCTTGATTCCTCCTCCAGCGAACAGGACCCGGGCCTCGGCCGGGCGCGGGGCCCTTGCTGCGCGGGCACACGCTTAGCTCAGCCAGGGCCTTGCCGCACGCGTCCGGCGAGGGAACCCCGGGCGTCGGCGTGGGCGCGAAAGGGCCTCATGGCATTCCCCGACGCAACCCGGGGCGGGAAATGCACGGCCTCGCGAGCACCGGGGCCGTCCGGTCGGCGCCCGTCCATCCCTCCAGGTGCGCATGCGGCAGGCGAGAGGGAAGGGGCTCTCGCGGAGGCCCGCCTCCGACACGCTCGGCTGCCCAGCGGCCTCGAGTCCTCGGAAGCGGAGCACGCGACGGGTCGCCACGGACCACCCGGTCAGCTCAGGGATTCCCGAAGTCCCAGCTCCACCCGCCCGCGCCCCGGAGCGTTCGACGCTGGACGCGGGTCGGCGAGACGGTGCGTCAGCACACGTCCAGGGGGCCCCCAGGGCGACGCGGTGGGTTGAGCGCTCGACGGCATCCCACGTATGCCCTTGTTTCCGCCTACCCGTCCGCGGGGAGCATGCCGAGACTGGGGGCTCGTTCACCTCGTCGTTGAGAGCCTTCATGCGCATCCGTGTCGCTGTTCTGTTGCTGGCCAGTCTCTCCGCGTGTGCATCACGCTCGAAGGACGGGTCGCAGTCCTCCTCCTCCCTGCCCACGCCGGCGCGCTCGGCGACGCGGGCCTATTCCAACTTCATTGGCGAGTACATGGACTGGCTCGCCGCGGCGAACCCCGTGCGCGCCACGCAGCTCGGCTTCCACGAGCACGACGCCCACCTCCAGGACGTCTCGCCCGTCGCGCTGAAGCGGCGGGCGGAGGCGCTTCAGGGCTGGCTCACGCGGCTGGAGCAGGTGAACTGCCCCAACCTCTCCGGAGACGAGGCGCTGGACGCGGAGATGCTGCGCAACGCCATCCAGGCGGAGCTGCTCACGCTCGTGGAGGAGCGCGTCTGGGAGCGCAACCCCAGCGCCTACGTGGGCATCATCTCCGGCGGCCTGTCCTCGCTGTCCTCGCGCGACTTCTCGCCCCTGGAGGAGCGGATGCGCGACATGCGCTCGCGGATGGCCCGCATCCCCAGCGTGCTGGAGGCGGCGAAGGCGAACCTGAAGGATGTGCCCCGCTTGTGGGCGCAGCAGGCCATCCGAGACGCGCGCGGCACGCAGGTCTTCCTGCGCGTGGACCTGCCGCGCGCGCTCCAGGCGCAGGGCGTGGACAAGGTGCCCGCGACGGAGGTGGACGCCTTCAACGCCGCGCGCGAGGAGGCCCTGGTGCAGCTGCAGGGCTTCACCGCCTGGCTGGAGAAGGACCTCCTGCCGCGCGCCGACGGCGACTTCCGCCTGGGCCGCGCGCTGTTCGAGAAGAAGCTCGCGCTGGAGGAGCACATCTCGCTCGACGCGGACCAGCTGCGCGACATCAACGAGCGGGCCATCGCCCGGTACAAGGCCTGGGTGGCGCGCGAGGCGGCGAAGGTGGACCCGACGCAGAGCCCCGAGGGGGTGATGGCCCTGCTCGCCAAGGACCATCCCGCGGCCGAGGAGCTGATTCCCCTGGCGCGCACCCAGCTCGCGGAGCTCCAGCGCTTCGTGCGCGAGAAGGACATCCTCACGCTGCCCACGGACGCGCTGCCGTCGGTGCGCGAGACGCCGCCGTATGAGCGGCTGGGCTTCGCGTCCATGGACACGCCGGGCCCCTTCGAGGGCAAGGCCAAGGAGGCCTACTTCAACATCACCAACGTGGAGCCGGACTGGACGCCGGAGGAGAAGGCGCAGCACCTGACGTACTTCAACCGCGCGGGCCTCCTGGGCATCACCGTGCACGAGGCCATGCCCGGCCACTACGTGCAGCTGCTCTACGGCGCGCGGATTCCCACGGACGTGCGCCGCGTCTACGCCCCGGCCTCCGTCGTGGAGGGCTGGGCCCACTACGCCGAGCAGATGATGGTGGACGAGGGCCTGGGGCAGGGCGACCCGGCGGTGCGCCTGGGCCAGTTGCGCCGCGCGCTCCAGCGTCACGCGCGCTGGTACGCGGCGCTGGCGCTGCATGTCTACAACGAGCCCGTGGAGGCGGTGGCGAAGCGCTTCGCGGAGATTGCCTACTTCGAGCCCTTCCCCGCGCTGCGCGAGGTGGAGCGCGGCACGTCCAATCCCACGTATCTGTATTACGCGCTGGGGCGCATGCAGATCCTGAAGCTGCGCGAGGACTACCGGAAGTCGCTGGAGGCGAAGGGGCGGAAGTTCGTGCTGAAGGACTTCCACGACCGCTTCCTGCAGCTGGGCCTGCCGGTGTCGCTCGCGCGCAAGGTGCTCATCCCCGGCGACGAGGCTCCGTCGCTGGAGTGAGCTACAGCTCGATGACCCCGGGCGGCGCGGGCTGCTCGGGGGGCGGCTCGCGAGCGGTGAGCCCCTCGATGGTGAAGCCGTGGGGCGCGCGGATGGCGGCCCCATGGTTCGGGTCGATGAAGAGGCGCACCGGGAGGTTGAGCCCCTCGTAGCTCACCTCGTACACCTCCAGGCCCGAGCGCTCCGGCGTGGCCGTGTTGTCGCAGCACGGCCCCATCCGCTTCCAGGCGACGCGCTGGCCCTGGGGGCCTCGGAGCAGCTCGAAGAAG
This window contains:
- a CDS encoding DUF885 domain-containing protein; the encoded protein is MRIRVAVLLLASLSACASRSKDGSQSSSSLPTPARSATRAYSNFIGEYMDWLAAANPVRATQLGFHEHDAHLQDVSPVALKRRAEALQGWLTRLEQVNCPNLSGDEALDAEMLRNAIQAELLTLVEERVWERNPSAYVGIISGGLSSLSSRDFSPLEERMRDMRSRMARIPSVLEAAKANLKDVPRLWAQQAIRDARGTQVFLRVDLPRALQAQGVDKVPATEVDAFNAAREEALVQLQGFTAWLEKDLLPRADGDFRLGRALFEKKLALEEHISLDADQLRDINERAIARYKAWVAREAAKVDPTQSPEGVMALLAKDHPAAEELIPLARTQLAELQRFVREKDILTLPTDALPSVRETPPYERLGFASMDTPGPFEGKAKEAYFNITNVEPDWTPEEKAQHLTYFNRAGLLGITVHEAMPGHYVQLLYGARIPTDVRRVYAPASVVEGWAHYAEQMMVDEGLGQGDPAVRLGQLRRALQRHARWYAALALHVYNEPVEAVAKRFAEIAYFEPFPALREVERGTSNPTYLYYALGRMQILKLREDYRKSLEAKGRKFVLKDFHDRFLQLGLPVSLARKVLIPGDEAPSLE
- a CDS encoding fibril protein; the protein is MVSLRIACLGLLMLSACASSTHASRGRKPREATAPTASSAVKAPGPDSTYGYRAEDPVRVGWGNPGVMAFFELLRGPQGQRVAWKRMGPCCDNTATPERSGLEVYEVSYEGLNLPVRLFIDPNHGAAIRAPHGFTIEGLTAREPPPEQPAPPGVIEL
- a CDS encoding AsmA family protein, which gives rise to MSDVVKKKRRWPYVLGGVVLLLVVAVLGVLWRLDAILLKTAREQAATYSQKLGRPIDIGDISTQLFPHVGVEVEKVSIGAADGEDLPLVELASLDVSVAVGPLLSSSGKDIQVKNAEVSGLTVNVVRLADGTTNVQRLLQKLEEQKAPEEPKPEEEPSKPTDLSGVHVERAALTDGTIRFVDRAGGQSARELAVKDLDIEVKDLRAGKPLVVDLAAAVLAEKQNLHLSLSAAPLPPTLIPTPERVTLKAEKIDLAPLGPFLPPDVGLKSGTVNADWKAELGGAVPGGKGATRLVGAISALGLSFAGSEGGKALDVVLDTDVAGDVATGDLSLDKLKLDLGPASITGKGQVKGMLSEKPSVQGFELVGRNLDPAVLAEYYPPLKKQLQGMIAGPIGLEVRGSGTQDAQVLAVDVDLTPVRLRVPAQLTKDAGGVMKLTARVSGAAASGGALKFDAKADLAGVDLRPGLLVDKGPGQKMEFAAAGTYAPGKTDGGMKVDVPKMSAHIFGDTMTGSAAFAVAGQGKKKTTTFSADVKSAKLDADALLFDEKELAARNGGAVPAPSTAEVPPEDPARFNGYRGDIRFAVGTLRYNQMDMSQVTGVVKMTDDLITVEKFSSGVFGGKVVADGTTVRLGPAAEKRPFEAKVKVEGIQVADALAQATPKKVMTGTFNGNVDVKGVGYTPDKLQETLLGAINGNILGGTLLGSDLVASVSEPLAKALPFASKSLKPGQGTSLSENLPFGVQIKNGVAQLEKPITWTRPEAAMNFAGGVRLDGTLDLTGSVALTPSTVKTLTMGKVTPPDAIPVGLKVTGPAWKPEVTGVDVKPAVTTLVKLAASSLAGNLIGGERGQQVQQVIDGGEEKLRAEAEAKRKELEAKAAEEKARLEAEAKKRAEDEAKKRLRGLFGK